The Vicia villosa cultivar HV-30 ecotype Madison, WI linkage group LG1, Vvil1.0, whole genome shotgun sequence genome includes a region encoding these proteins:
- the LOC131642956 gene encoding LEAF RUST 10 DISEASE-RESISTANCE LOCUS RECEPTOR-LIKE PROTEIN KINASE-like 1.1, producing the protein MSLVYEFMFLLFSHLVPRLVLAGGYEYQGECPGSFSCGYLGNISFPFTTTQRQDCGLLPIHYCHDVSMKPKMIQFQNKGKQQCEFEVEVVSPTEYNGGHATSNCVFRDKSLRKLLQNRSCEALRYNYTLPLTPHFAFHLETYTSLFMCNRTLHVNPPKYMHKYTNCPLYDVYYQPHIYTDKESWRAFTACANVRLPIKDLADSDDPFTFVTADFPIQVNITEECAYCHYKQRGQCQLDSYGRFFCANAMRKGLRRNVKLGIGLVIGILGILFIGFMFLLLLYKRKHAISVGHFQSSNSYSDASINRRREIGSKHFGVPLFSYDELRKATNNFDHTKELGDGGFGTVYLGKLPDGREVAVKRLYEHNYRRVEQFMNEVNILTTLRHKNLVSLYGCTSRHSRELLLVYEYISNGTIASHLHGELAKPNLLPWSIRIKIAIETATALTYLHASGIIHRDVKTSNILLDDNFRVKVADFGLSRLFPEDATHVSTAPQGTPGYLDPEYHQFYQLTSKSDVYSFGVVLIELISSKPAVDINRSREEINLSTLATKKIQESAIDELVDPSLGFHLDNEVNSMIVSVAELAFQCLQRDKEMRPSMEEVLDELRRIESGKDVVEVVEEADVDGVGSSHSNVNPPPTSPEWDEVGLLKNMKNMKHPSSPNTVTDKWESISTTPNASA; encoded by the exons ATGAGTCTAGTTTATGAATTTATGTTCCTATTGTTTTCACACCTCGTGCCGCGTCTTGTGTTGGCGGGTGGATATGAGTACCAAGGAGAGTGTCCAGGTTCATTTAGTTGTGGATATCTAGGCAATATCAGCTTCCCTTTCACTACAACTCAACGCCAAGACTGTGGCTTATTGCCTATCCATTATTGTCATGATGTTTCAATGAAGCCCAAAATGATCCAGTTTCAGAATAAAGGGAAACAACAGTGTGAGTTTGAGGTTGAAGTTGTAAGTCCTACTGAGTATAACGGAGGTCATGCTACTTCTAATTGTGTTTTTAGAGACAAGAGTCTGCGCAAACTGCTGCAAAACCGAAGTTGTGAAGCTCTCAGATATAATTACACTCTTCCTCTCACTCCTCACTTTGCTTTTCATTTGGAAACTTACACAAGCTTGTTCATGTGCAACCGTACCCTCCATGTAAATCCTCCAAAATATATGCATAAGTATACAAACTGCCCCCTTTATGATGTCTACTACCAGCCTCACATCTATACTGATAAAGAGTCTTGGAGGGCTTTTACAGCATGTGCAAATGTCCGACTTCCGATTAAAGACCTCGCTGACTCTGACGACCCTTTTACTTTTGTAACTGCTGATTTCCCAATTCAAGTAAACATAACAGAGGAATGTGCATATTGTCACTATAAACAAAGAGGACAGTGTCAACTTGACAGCTACGGGAGGTTTTTTTGTGCCAATG CTATGCGAAAGGGGCTGAGGCGGAATGTTAAACTGGGTATAG GTTTGGTTATTGGAATCCTGGGCATCTTGTTCATCGGGTTCATGTTTCTCCTTCTACTCTACAAACGAAAACATGCTATCTCGGTTGGACACTTCCAATCTAGTAACTCTTATTCTGATGCATCCATAAATCGACGCAGAGAAATTGGTAGTAAACACTTCGGAGTTCCATTATTCTCCTACGATGAGCTTAGAAAAGCAACAAACAATTTCGACCATACTAAAGAACTTGGAGATGGAGGCTTTGGTACTGTCTACTTAG GGAAACTTCCCGATGGACGTGAAGTTGCTGTCAAACGTTTATACGAACACAACTATAGAAGAGTAGAACAGTTTATGAATGAAGTTAATATCCTGACAACATTGCGACATAAAAATCTCGTGTCCCTCTATGGCTGCACATCACGGCACAGCCGGGAACTACTGCTTGTGTACGAATATATCTCAAATGGCACCATCGCAAGTCATCTCCATGGTGAATTGGCCAAGCCAAATTTACTACCATGGTCGATCCGAATAAAAATTGCCATAGAGACTGCTACTGCCTTGACTTATCTCCATGCTTCTGGTATCATCCACCGTGATGTGAAAACCAGTAACATACTCCTTGATGACAATTTTCGTGTTAAAGTTGCAGATTTCGGTCTTTCAAGATTATTCCCTGAGGATGCCACTCATGTTTCCACAGCTCCACAAGGGACACCGGGTTACCTTGATCCTGAGTATCACCAATTTTATCAGCTTACTAGCAAGAGTGATGTATATAGTTTCGGAGTCGTGCTCATTGAGCTGATATCATCTAAGCCCGCTGTTGATATTAACAGAAGTAGGGAAGAGATTAACTTGTCAACTCtagcaacaaaaaagattcaaGAAAGTGCAATTGATGAGCTGGTAGATCCTAGTCTTGGCTTTCATTTAGACAATGAGGTTAATAGCATGATAGTTTCAGTGGCAGAATTGGCATTTCAATGCTTGCAAAGGGACAAGGAGATGAGACCTTCTATGGAAGAAGTGTTAGATGAACTTAGGAGAATAGAGAGTGGGAAGGATGTGGTTGAGGTTGTAGAGGAAGCAGATGTAGATGGTGTTGGATCTTCACACAGTAATGTAAATCCACCACCAACCTCACCTGAATGGGATGAAGTTGGATTattgaagaatatgaaaaatATGAAGCACCCGTCTTCACCAAACACGGTCACTGATAAATGGGAAAGTATTAGTACTACACCTAATGCCAGTGCTTAA